tttacttttaaagctttttgcaCTTCTGTACAATGGTCGCCACAAATTGTACGGCGCTGTATATGAAAGTTCTGTGCTTTCCTCCCATGAGGAATTCTCTTTCTGTTCAGTGTTCCTCTAGTggacaaaaaaacacaaggacTTTTTCCTTCACTAGTAATCAACCAAAAATTATTAAAGTAAGGGAAAGACAAATAAGACAGAACAGGGGAAGAACACATGGTGAGGTCCAAATTGCCAAAATCAGTCCTGCAATCCTGCAGTTAGTCATTATTTAATTACAAACCACGTTTGTCATTCAACAatctatttcatatttaatgtatttatttccacTTTTAATCATCACATTCAGAAATATTAACTTAATTACTTATTTGTTGAATCATGACACTTTTGGCCCTCCATTCCATCATTTCACCACTAGATGTCACTAATTAACCATCAAATAGAACCAAAGGTACCCTGCTCTGTCACgtttttaaaagacatttcaCTTGAAAAATTGCAGTTTTAACATGTCCCAAATACACTTATTAGAACGTATATGTTTTAAAACGTTTGTTTCTACCTTTCTTACCTTTTGCAATTAAAATTTAATGTAGGAAATATGCTGCCAGTTGAACGAAACATGTTTTGTAAAATTCGACATTTATCTTGatgtattttactttaaatttaagAATTATTCTCATAGCTGTTCTCTGAAGATAATATTTGACTTAATCACCAAAGAAAGCAAGACATGCCTTTGAAACATCGAAGTCACTGAACGTTTTAAAGACCTTATTCAGTAAAATAAAgttggatagatggaaggaaggaattATAGGTGTTAGAAAGTGATGCacaggaggatggatggagccagGATGTGGCATGTGTGCATGACGTCGTTTCTCCATGTACTGTGCGCcattttggaagaaaaaaaaaaatcacggATAATTTCCGTGGTCTTGACAGGTCTGGACCCGAGTCTTCTCACTGATCGTGGATGCTATCCGTCTCCCCGAGCGAGCGAGCCGCGTTGGGTTGATCGGGTGTCGGAAGCTGCGTGCAACAAAAGCTGCTAAATGAAGCAATGGCGGGTAAGCTACGTTTGAAGGGAGGAAAAAGGATCCACATCTCTCTCGGTGTGGCCTGAATCTGAACCAACGTTAGCTCTGGCGAGCTAAGTTGTCAAACTGTGTCCCTGTCAGGTCATCTCATCACCAGTtgaaaatctaaaagaaaaggACAGTCAAACCCAACCTAACGCCGTCATTCTTTCCCCAGGAGTTGCAGGAGGAAATGATTTCCAGTGGTGTTTCTCCCAAGTGAAAGGAGCGATAGATGAAGATGTGGCGGAAGGTATGTTGCTAGCGTTAGCTCGGCAGCTAAGCTAAAATTGCTACTCAGGTGCCGTAAAGGATGTCGCTCTGTGGGCTTTAAAGGAAATTCTCGACACATAACCACAGATGCAAGCCTGGTTTATGATGAAAGAGCGATCTCCTGTTTGATGTGAGCGTGGTTGTGGGAACGCCCTTACCTTGTGGATTGCTGTTTTCGCTAACTAGCTGTAAGCTAGGTGGGAGCTAAATGTCAGTGTGCTGCTGGCGTGACATCATGGCTTGTTTTCATTCATACATGAACAGTCGCTGTGCGTATTTAGCTGCCAGTGTCCCTGAATTATGGCCTGTCCTTCCCGTTTTTCAGTACTTTGCTCGAATATGCACAGCATCTACCTGAAATGTACTTCCTCCTCGTCATTAAAAGAACGTTTCGGGGTATTCATTAGCAGAGAGACAACAATGTTACTCCCTGAGAGATGAGTTGTTTTCTCGTCATCTCTGTTTACATATTTAGTCATTCAGGGAAGAAATCTGAATTGCTTAAACAAATCGCTTTGTATAGATAGTGAaccattttttaaagtaaaaagcgtccagttctcttttgtttttctcaatgATGCTGAAGTTGGCTTTTGATCCAGCTGCAGgttaaagggctatttcaccgCTTTTATTGTTATCTGGACTACAGTAGGTCAAGCTCTGGTTCACAAACCAGAGCTTGGTATCAGAACTGTTGTATGCCATAAGACTTGTATGTCAAAACAAGGTATTTTATCCGAAATGGTAATAAGTGTCATGTGCGCGGGTTAAAAAGTaccatttcagtgttttttaaaaGCTGACATTCTGTGGAGGTTTATGTTCCTCAATTTATATCGAAAGTTGTGAAAGGTTGTCGcccaaagtaaaacacaaactaGCAGTCACCATAAATATTAGTTAATTGGCTTGTAATAAACCTGTGATTCAACCCAAAGGTCACACCGGTTGGTGTACAGCGTGTTGTTTTCACCAactaaaaacagctgcagggaatatcctgctttaaaacaaaaagatacattcattttcaaataaaacatgttgtcAAATCCTGAAATTAAGAAACAACTTCTGATTTTTTGTTGGAATCTGGACATTGCCCGGTCTAATTTGCATGTGTTGATGTATCACATCAGTCAGTTTGGAGATGCTTGGAAAATGTCACAAACAGACTATTTGGTTGATTTGCAAATTCTACGTGCATTGAGCTAAATTATAGttggaccaaactctctcaaATAAGCCCAATGTCAAGTCATAAacatgaatataaaaaaaataatgctaTTTTCTGTATGTTTTCGTGTGACAAGCTGCATTAGCAAATAAAAGGCAGTTTTTATAGGACAGTGCATCCACTGGCATACTGACCAGTTAATAAACTGGAGCAGCAGCCGCAGACTCATAGATCCTAATAAAGTTTCtgattaaaaatacatattttgtaaaacccaaaaaatatactttttatttctttctttttttaagtattatGTTGCTAATTTTGGGTCAACCTTGGGTATTGTATGAAATGAAAAGCCATTGGGATTAAACTTTtctaaatttaaacaaaagttTCACAGACCGTAATCTGTGTGTCAAAGAATCTGTATTTAGATCAAAATGATCCTGTCCAGATTAAACAGGGTTAAAATTAAGAGATTTTGAGGTGGAAGTGATCTGGGACAACCCTGGTGCCAAAAACTCTGTAAAATAGTGACTCGCTGAATTCCTGGGTGCAAACCTGAAGCTAACTATGTTGTCATAATTTCTCTTTTGGTCTTTGCAAGGACATTTCCAAATAATTCACCTTGAGGTTTTAGATCTGTAAAGTTGAACTCTAACTTACCCAAACTCCTCCTTAGCGTATTCGCTGTATTCCTTAGTCCACTCAGAATTACGCTGTTGGTATTGCTGCTGTTATGCATTTAAAGTGATGTCTAGAGATGCACGGATCAAGTTTTTCCTGACCAAAACCAACTTCAGGTTTTCTTTTGAGTTCTGACTTGACAGTTAGATATGTTTTTTCCCCCTTAGGGATTATTTCGCTtttaaaagtggaaaaatatGCTGCAGGTTTTTTAAAAGACGTAGCAGTTTTGAAAtctgacaaaacaaatcaaGGAAGATTATTACATCAAAGTAAATGTTCCTTTTAgttttgtgatttgttttttacttttttttaaaattaaaataaaaaaagtgaaaattggCTGATTCCGGTTTTATAGACATGTTCAGGTTTAATGGTCAAAATGTTCAGATACACTGTGTACTTTTAAAGGTGCTGGAAAAATCTTGTAGTGATGTTAGGTGCTCTTAACAAGAAGACCGCGTTTTATCGTCAGATCAGCATGCGGTgaaatgtgtttctgtgttcccATCAGTACCGTTCTTCCTCCCCTGAACGATAATGTCCAAATGCTCTGCCAGGCCGATATCCAGTGGGCCGCAGAACAATTTGATTCCTCATGATGGCATTTGAAGCAACAGCATTCTGATTCGTTTAAAGCGAATAACAGCTGGTTTCTGGAATTTTCTGGAAATCTTAAAAGTATTTAATCATCATAAAAATATGGAGATTAGTCTCTGTAAAACTGGGTGAAGCATGAGCCATGCGATgtaatgtgtgtttattttgttttcagctgaCATAATCTCAACGGTTGAGTTCAACTATTCTGGAGATTTACTTGCAACTGGAGACAAAGGAGGACGAGTGGTGATTTTTCAACATGAACAAGAGGTAAGATTTATTCATTCAGTACagagaacccccccccccacacacacacactgttgcATTGAAATTATTTGAACCTGGTGActcatggttttctttttctcctcagtcTAAGAATCGTCCTCACCTGCGTGGGGAATACAACGTCTATAGCACTTTTCAGAGTCATGAGCCAGAATTCGACTATTTGAAAAGTTTAGAAATTGaggaaaaaattaataaaataagatggCTACCCCAACAAAATGCTGCTCACTTTCTACTTTCAACAAATGGTAAGAGCTTTAGGACCTGTTCTTTTGCACTCATATGATTTTTAAAGCTAACAGCGTTTTTAACTTTTGCCAGATAAAACTAtcaaattgtggaaaataagtGAAAGAGATAAAAGGGCAGATGGTTACAACCTAAAAGATGAAGACGGGCGACTCAGAGATCCCTTTAGAATCACCTCTTTACGGGTAAGTGAAGCCGCAGTTCAAACCTGCCTCGTTTATGCCTGGGACGAGTtctaaagcttttaaaattgATAACAGGGGCTTGTTCTGTGTTTCTCAGGTACCAGTTCTGATGCCAATGGATCTCATGGTAGAAGCAAGCCCACGGAGGATCTTTGCAAATGCGCACACCTATCACATTAATTCCATTTCTGTAAATAGTGACCATGAAACTTACCTCTCTGCAGATGACCTAAGAATAAATCTATGGCACTTGGAAATCACAGACAGAAGTTTTAGTATCCTTTTTCTTCAAAAagcagatatcgaacacatgcgtTGTAGTTTGGAGTCTGTATCCTACTTAAAAGGCAGCCAGTTCCTTTAACAGTGTACTCCCAGATATTGTAGACATCAAGCCCGCCAATATGGAGGAACTGACAGAAGTAATCACAGCTGCTGAGTGCCATCCACACCAATGCAATGTATTTGTGTACAGCAGTAGCAAAGGCACCATCCGCCTGTGTGACATGCGAGCAGCGGCACTCTGCGATAGGCACTCTAAGTGTAAGTGTCTCCACTGTTGTCCCTTAGGGTTCAGTAAACTCGTTTTCCCTACAGTATAGCATTATATATGGACGTTTTATTACATTGGTTTTATTACATGTCTTTTTTGTAAACATAACTGGTTTTCTTGTTCGTGTGTGGTGTCTTTAGTCTTTGAGGAACCCGAGGATCCAAGCAGCCGATCCTTTTTCTCGGAGATCATCTCCTCCATCTCAGACGTGAAGTTCAGTCACAGCGGACGCTACATGATGACACGTGACTACCTCTCCGTCAAGGTTTGGGATCTCAACATGGAGAACAGACCAGTGGAGACATATCAGGTGCATAGATCTACTTCTTTAGggtttaaaacaacagtttcaAGTTCATCGCTCTGACACCATTGGGGTCTTTTagaaaatgtgtatttattgTTAATTCACTGTGGCTATCATAACTTGTATCAATCATTTCGGCAGTATTGAGTAAATAACTGCAGTGAAACTTctatttttttgtgtattttgatcTTTTGTTGTAAAGTTTTGAAAGAACTGTAAAATCTATTTGATGCAAGCTCCATGTGACAGTCAATACTgtacaaatgataaaaaataatcagaatGATAATAAGGTAGAAAACTGCCAGCACTATAATGTTTTGCCATCAGGACGAAAACACATCAGCTTTGGGCTTTAAAGCCCGCTGGGAATTTGGAATAATaggaataattaaaaaatgttgaagtcatcaaacatttatttcactaaaGCTGGGTACTATGTGGCCAATACGCTAACAAGCTACTGATGGTATGTAAGCCCACGCAAGCTAACACTGTCTGCTATGCTAAAAGCAGTTTATATGCTATCATTAGCTAAAATGAGCATGTTAGCTCAGTGGTTCCCAACCCTGCTCCTCGAGGCCCCCACAGTCCTGCATTTTTTAGGCGTTTCCCTACTTCGGCACACCTGATTTCAAATGATGGCTGATTAACACGCTATTGCTGTActgcaatcatctgaatcaggtgtgttaaagcagataaatgtctaaaacatgcaggacagggggccctgaggaccagggttggcAACCACTTTGTTAGCCTACACTAATGGTTTCTTTCACAGTAGTTATATGCCATCTTGAGCTAAATTATATTAAATTGAAGGCTAACTAATTCTATCTACTATGCAAAGATGCTATAGTTTGCTAATATTAGTTAACATGTAAACACTGTCATGTTGGCTTTTATACATTCTGGACTAGAGTACTAGGGATGCTCTAGTTTAGTCCTCGGGGGCTGTTATCCTGCAACGTttggatgcatcccttctccaacacacgtaatcaaatggctgaattacttcatcagctctgcagaggcctggtaacaaGTCATTCATCTGATTTGGGTGTGTTCAGGAAGGGACGCAGCTAAAAGTTGCAGAATAGTAGCACTCGCGGACTGGACTTGAGCACCCCTGGTCTGCTAAAGCAATGGACTGCTCTCCATCCATTGCTTTAGCAGACTACAGTAATTGGTTAAAAGGAACTTGGGCTGTATGTTTCTaatgccatgtttttttttttttgccactacattaacattttagaaatattCATATTGTTTAAGTCAAATATTGAACATTCTGGTtaattgaaatgttttgtttcaggTCCATGAATACCTTCGCAGTAAACTCTGCTCCTTGTATGAAAATGACTGCATCTTTGACAAGTTTGAGTGCTGCTGGAATGGCAGTGACAGGTAAATGTCCTCCCTGCTGCAGTGGCTACAGCTCCCACGCTGCTGCTTTAGATCTTTCACCATGCTCGATCCACGAGTCGTTTTGTTTCTCCATTTGCTTTATGGCCAGCCCGTGCAGATAATCAATTTTTTAATTTCTCCATCAGTGCCATCATGACCGGTTCCtacaacaacttcttccgaATGTTCGACCGCAACACTAGGCGGGACATCACACTGGAGGCGTCCCGGGAGAGCAGCAAACCACGGGCCACGCTCAAACCCCGTAAAGTGTCCACCGGTGGCAAGAGGAAGAAGGACGAGATCAGCGTGGACAGCCTGGATTTCAACAAGAAGATCCTCCACACTGCCTGGCACCCCAAAGATAACGTGATAGCTGTGGCAGCCACCAACAACTTGTACATTTTCCAGGACAAAatcaactaaaaaaataaaaatatttggggCTCCAGAGGATAGGGCTTTTACCATACCTGTGTAGTTAAGCCTACTACTTGTCTATCTGTATAAGAAGAAACAGCCTTGTTGTCCTCCTGGTGAAGAAATTGAAAGCACGTGTCTACTTTTTTTTGCCACAGGAGGTTGATCTATAGGCCTGGTTTATTTTTGAGTCTGAGCTTAGGTTGTTTTTTGCCTTTGGCACCAGGGCAATCAGCACGCCCGAACCACCCCACCCCCCTCCCCCCGACCCAGAAAGTCCAATTTGGGTCTAATTGATGGAATGGCACTCCCTAGAGGTCAAACTCTTGAACGTTGGTATTTGTGTTGACATTTTAAGCCTTCATTTCACAATTTAACGACAGAACTCTTGGAAGTCCTTAAAATGACGTCTTGTCAAGGTTGTATTCATCTTTCAGAGATTTTTGGGCCCTGTGAAGCACGGGTGAATGGCCAACAGGCCTAACTGTAACATTCCCCCATTGGTCTCGTATTCAGGCCAAACTACTGCTGGAAAAGGCCCATCAATATGGAAAGTGGACGTGTTTCATTTCCTCCTTTCCCCTTTTCTCTTCTTTTACCCCAGTCTAGCAACATAAGTTCACTGACTGTATCTACTCAAATACACCTTGTCAttgacataataaaataaataaaaactacagatgtgtttttaaatttagaagtaaggtattaaaacatgtttattgctttgcatgtttttatgttgtAGAGAGGTGGAGAAATGTCCAGTCACGCCACTGTCTTTTGAGCAGATCTCAAGAAAACTTGTCAAGGAAGTACTATTTGAGGCAATCAGTTTGGAAACTACTGTAAGAAAATGTCTGCGTGAAGAGGTCAAAGTCCGACTTTTTGATGACGTTTTAGGGTGCTGAGAGGAAACTGAATGGCACATAAGAGTCCAGGACAAAGGGAATCTGCAGCCTTAATACCTACTTCAACCAGTGACAGCTACAAGTTGCGTCCCCGAGCGTTATGCGAACCTCATGTGCATTATTTGTAAATCCTATTTTATAGAGTTATGTCCTCATACACTGCTGCTACACGTGGCCGTTTATGAAAACACATAAAGGTGGAAAGTTGCACATCATACTTACAGTTTATGTGATGGAGTGCCTCCAAACCTTGTTATAAGTAGGAAACAAAGAAAGTCCTCATACATGTGccctttttttcatttgattagGGATGCCACCAAGATCTGAACCACATATTGCAAATGCGGATCTTCGTAGTTGTGAATGCAGACATGAACGTTGACTACACAAAACGTATACTGATGACGTTAAAAACACATAATGCATCGTCTTTGTCCATTGATTCCTAACATGGTGGCAATGTattcacttgtttattattttgaccAAAGttcaataaaattttaattgtgTTCATCTGCATGTTTTTCTTACCTTTTTGTCATGTATGGTGCTGTCCAGAATTGGTTTGGAAGTCAGTAAGACCAATCAATGTATCACACTTGTACACATTATGGGGGTTCAAAAGCATTGCAACTCCCTagcttttaaaatttaaatgtatccttaaatttaaataaaacatataaatataacccctccttgaaccgcaaccttaacgtggtggaggggtttgagtgctcgaatgatcctagaggctacgTTGTCTAGGGCTTAAATGtacctggtagggtctcccatggcaaacaggctctaggtgatgggtcagacaaagagcggttcaagaatccttcatgaggactagtacATCGAGACACgtgacatcgcccggtacggctggccggggtcccaccctggagccaggcctggggtcgggactcaccggagagcacctggtgtcTGGGTTGCTccccattattctgctgggggacttaaacacccacgtgggaaacgacagtgacacctggagaggcgtgatcggaaGGAATGgtctccccgatctgaatccgagtggtgttttgttattagacttctgtgctagtcacggattgtccataatgaacgccatgttcaaacataagggtgtccatcagtgcacttgggaccaggacaccctaggcaggaggtcaatgatcgactttgttgtcgtgtcatcaGATCTTCAGCCGCATGCTTtgaacactcgggtgaagagaggggcttagctgtccactgatcaccacctggtggtgagttggatccgctggaggaggagaaagccagacaaacttggcaggcccaagcgcatagtgagggtctgctgggaacgtctggcagagccctcggccagggatgtattcaactcccacctccgggagagctttgaccagattccgggggatgttggagacatagagtgcgagtggaccatgttctccgcatctattgtcgatgctgccgcccgtagctgcagccgtaaggtctgcgatgcctgtcgtggcggcaatcccagaacccggtgttggacaccggcagtaagggatgctgtcaagctgaaggagacctatcggctgtggttggcttgtgggactcctgaggtggctgacgggtaccgtgaggccaaacgTGCCGTGGCCCGAggtgtggcagaggcaaaaactcgggcctgggaggagttcagtgaggctatggagaaggactaccggttggcctcgaagcgattctggcaaaccgtccggtgcctcaggaggggcaAGCAGtgtttcgccaacactgtttatagttggggtgggaggctgcagacctcgactgaggacattatcgggcggtggaaggagtacttcgaggatctcctcaatcctgccatcacgcattccgtggtggaaacagaggctggggactcggggttggaatctttcatcacccaggctgaagtcaccgaggtggttaaaaagctccgcggtggcaaggcttcgggggtggatgagatccgccctgagtacctcaagtctctggatgttgtggggctgtcatggttgacatgccttttcaacattgcgtggtggtcggggaaagtgcctctggactggcagactggggtggtagccccccttcataagaagggtgaccggagggtgtgttccaactacagggggatcacactcctcagcctccctgataaggcctacgccagggtattggagaggagagtcaggccgatagtcaaacctcggcttcaggaggagcagtgtggttttcgtcccggccatggagcactggaccagctctataccctctacagggtgctcgagggttcatgggagtttgcccaaccggttcacatgtgttttgtggacctgaagcattcgactgtgtcccccgtgatgccctgtggggggtgctccaggagtatggaatcgggggccctttattaggggccatccggtccctgtacaagttTGGtacgcattgccggcactaagttggacctgttaccggtccatgttggactccggcaaggCTGTTCtctgtcaccagtcctgttggacaggatttctagatgcagccaagggacggagggggtcgggtttggggaccagtggatttcgtcacttctttttgcagatgacgtggtcctgctggccccctctagccaggacctacagcatgcactgtggcggttcacagccgagtgtgaagcggctgggatgaagatcagctcctccaagtccgaggccatggtacttgaccggaaaagggtggcttgtcctcttcaggttggaggccagttcctgcctcaagtggaggagtttaagtatctcggggtcttgttcacgagtgaggggagaatggagcgggagatcgacagacggatcggtgcggctgccgcagtaatgcgggggctgtgccggtccgttgtggtgaagagagctgagccgaaaagcggagctctcgatttaccggtcggtctacgttcctaccctcacctatggccatgaactttgggtcatgactgaaagaacgagatcccggatacaagcggctaaaatgagcttcctctgtagggtggccgggcactcccttagagatagggtgagaagctcggccatccgggaggggcttggagtagagccgctgctcctccacatcgagtggagccagttgaggtggctcaggcatctatactggatgcctcctggacgccttcctcgggaggtgttccaggcacgtcccaccgggaggaggccacgctggagggactatgtctctcggctggaatgggaacgccttgggctccacccggaggagctggaggaggtgtctggagagagggacgtctgggcgtctctgctgagtctgctgcccccgcaacacggtcccggataagcggaagatgatgaCAATATTAAATATAAGAAATAAGCTATTTTACTTCCAAAAAACATGTAATTATCAGTAAATATTTCAAGGTTCTGAGCTGCAACACTATTATCTTTCAGCATGTTGCCTATCGGAGACAGTGGTAAGGGCTACCACTGCTCTAATCAGTATGTGACAAGAGTGTTGTATCCAAGTACTGtgttaatggaaagttaagttgaaggaaaaatgtgataaaaccataactgcagccttgaaatAATTGTGAAGCAAGCCCATTCAGGAATTTGAAGATTCACCATtcagccaccacacacagacatctGCAACATGGTCTAATACTGTGGCATTCTTTGTGTAAACCTAATCCtgaaccagagatgtcctcagaagcatcttacccaggctaaggagaaaaagggcTGGACTGTAAAGAGTTCCAAGGCCGGTTACCAGATAAAACCGCACttcatttagaaatcaaggtcCTTGAGACTGAATGAAGGGTGAAGAGCAATCAGTGGGGAGGGCTACCACAGCAAAGTTTATTTGCTGTGCAGGTTAACCAATCAAATGTTAGGATCTATTAGATGAGTTACagtgacattttaaattatttcacagtGCACTGAAGAACAGGATCCACCAAATATTGATTGTTGGTTTTAACatgatatatattttatatatttgattTTTGGCAACTATGAAAACATTTACCTATCTATTAAATGTGTTTCCAGTTTGATTAAAATTTTAACATATCTCATTATTACATTGTGTAATTTCTGACTTTCAACGCTAACTAATGTCTGATTGTTTACTATTTCTTAAATAATTATTGTTACATGGCtgatataaaaaacaaagcaaattcaGCACATCATAAATCAAATCTGATTTTAATTCAATCCAAAAAAGTAatttacattatatatatatatatatatatatatatatatatatatatattataatacgTTTTGGTTCCCTAACATGCAGATTTAAGGAGCGGTGAGCAGCAAAGCAATCATCTCCGTTAACAAGGAATACAGCATGGAGCGGCAGATTAGTTGCTGTTGCATTCAACAACACAGCAATGAGAGATCCTCAGCTCTTCATGCTGGTGTGGGCCAATAGGTCAGAATCACAGGTCACATGGCAACATCTCCCTTAATCTTCACAAGGTCCCATTTTAAGGCATGTCGAACTGGTTGTAATGCGGTGTCCCAAAACGTACCGGCACCTCGCTCAGTAGGTGTTACGGGAAGTTAGGCGCTTCCCAATAAATATcctgaaaacagaacaaaaaccagAATGAGATAGTGCCAACATGTCTTCACTGTCACTAAacataaaggtttttaaaataacattgttACAACAATAGGagtattat
This genomic stretch from Girardinichthys multiradiatus isolate DD_20200921_A chromosome 22, DD_fGirMul_XY1, whole genome shotgun sequence harbors:
- the LOC124859447 gene encoding serine/threonine-protein phosphatase 2A 55 kDa regulatory subunit B delta isoform, with amino-acid sequence MAGVAGGNDFQWCFSQVKGAIDEDVAEADIISTVEFNYSGDLLATGDKGGRVVIFQHEQESKNRPHLRGEYNVYSTFQSHEPEFDYLKSLEIEEKINKIRWLPQQNAAHFLLSTNDKTIKLWKISERDKRADGYNLKDEDGRLRDPFRITSLRVPVLMPMDLMVEASPRRIFANAHTYHINSISVNSDHETYLSADDLRINLWHLEITDRSFNIVDIKPANMEELTEVITAAECHPHQCNVFVYSSSKGTIRLCDMRAAALCDRHSKFFEEPEDPSSRSFFSEIISSISDVKFSHSGRYMMTRDYLSVKVWDLNMENRPVETYQVHEYLRSKLCSLYENDCIFDKFECCWNGSDSAIMTGSYNNFFRMFDRNTRRDITLEASRESSKPRATLKPRKVSTGGKRKKDEISVDSLDFNKKILHTAWHPKDNVIAVAATNNLYIFQDKIN